A DNA window from Camelina sativa cultivar DH55 chromosome 13, Cs, whole genome shotgun sequence contains the following coding sequences:
- the LOC104736060 gene encoding mediator of RNA polymerase II transcription subunit 31-like produces MGSPEEIDDDTSEIPSPPKNVYKDPDGGRQRFLLELEFIQCLANPTYIHYLAQNQYFEDEAFIEYLNYLQYWQRPEYIKFIMYPHCLYFLELLQNPNFRTAMAHPANKELAHRQQFYYWKNYRNNRLKHILPRPLPEPTAPPPPPAPSTSLPPAPSATAALSPALSPMQYNNMLSKNDTRNMGAAGIDRRKRKKGT; encoded by the exons ATGGGTTCGCCagaggagattgatgatgatacATCAGAGATTCCATCCCC GCCAAAGAACGTTTACAAGGATCCCGACGGTGGAAGACAACGATTCTTACTGGAACTTGAATTCATTCAATGTCTCGCCAATCCTACTTACATCCACT ACCTGGCACAGAATCAGTATTTTGAAGATGAAGCATTTATTGAATACTTGAACTATCTTCAATATTGGCAGCGACCAGAGTACATCAAGTTCATAAT GTACCCACATTGCCTATATTTCCTCGAACTTCTTCAAAACCCCAACTTCAGGACTGCTATGGCCCATCCTGCAAACAAG GAATTGGCACATAGGCAACAGTTTTACTATTGGAAGAACTACAGAAACAACAGGCTGAAGCACATTCTACCTCGGCCTCTTCCAGAGCCTAcagctccaccaccaccacctgcaCCTTCAACTTCTTTGCCACCTGCACCATCAGCAACTGCTGCTCTCTCTCCAGCCCTTTCTCCCATGCAGTACAATAATATGCTTTCTAAGAATGACACCAGGAATATGGGTGCTGCTGGTATTGATCGTAGGAAGAGAAA GAAGGGTACATAA
- the LOC104736066 gene encoding serine/arginine-rich splicing factor 7-like isoform X1, with product MTMDDGNSVYVGGLPYDITEEAVRRVFSIYGSVLTVKIVNDRSVRGKCYGFVTFSNRRSVHDAIDDMDGKNIGGRAVRVNEVTTRGGRMNPGPARVRPHGGWDRSPDRRSDGNYDRDRYSDRSRERDRSQDRRKDQHYIEKERAYERSLDFERRNDHDVLDRNGYKERVFEGDGGDWRGDRSFGDNGRGIKINGTSTHEGRSQETKRDDSTMLDGGCGRDQFSNSSGDQSFQVKGELDSLIKIREALQDEVLVVEERLEEKEIVISELQKNSKRLEDLLINEKKLVSQRRKELAKLHKSFSRVRECTDNLKDCEQELQSLVNAAARDGVAGADEGLGNVYA from the exons ATGACGATGGACGATGGTAACTCCGTCTACGTCGGCGGCCTCCCTTACGACATCACCGAGGAAGCTGTCCGCCGTGTCTTCTCCATTTACGGCTCTGTGCTCACcgttaag ATTGTGAATGACCGGAGTGTAAGAGGGAAATGCTATGGCTTTGTTACATTTTCAAATCGTCGATCGGTTCATGATGCTATCGACGACATGGATGGAAAA AATATTGGTGGGCGTGCAGTGCGTGTGAATGAGGTGACGACAAGAGGTGGAAGAATGAATCCAGGTCCAGCGCGGGTACGACCACACGGTGGATGGGATAGAAGCCCTGATAGGAGAAGTGATGGAAATTATGACAGGGATCGGTATAGTGATAGGTCCCGAGAACGGGATAGGTCTCAGGACAGAAGGAAAGATCAACACTACATAGAGAAGGAAAGAGCTTACGAGCGTTCACTTGATTTTGAGAGGAGAAATGATCATGATGTGCTTGATAGAAATGGTTACAAGGAAAGAGTTTTTGAAGGTGATGGAGGAGATTGGCGTGGGGATCGCTCTTTTGGGGATAATGGTAGGGGAATCAAAATCAATGGGACAAGTACTCATGAAGGTAGGAgccaagaaacaaagagagatgaTAG TACCATGCTTGATGGTGGGTGTGGAAGAGATCAGTTCTCTAATTCAAGTGGAGATCAAAGTTTTCAg GTGAAAGGAGAACTGGATTCGCTGATTAAGATACGTGAGGCACTTCAAGATGAG GTGCTGGTGGTGGAGGAGAGAttggaagaaaaagagatagtGATCTCAGAGTTACAAAAAAATTCTAAG AGGTTAGAAGATTTGTTGATCAATGAAAAGAAACTGGTTTCACAACGCCGAAAAGAATTGGCAAAG CTACATAAGTCATTTTCAAGGGTTAGAGAGTGCACAGATAACCTTAAAGACTGTGAACAGGAACTCCAG TCGCTTGTTAATGCAGCAGCTAGAGATGGCGTGGCAGGTGCTGATGAAGGACTGGGAAACGTGTATGCGTAA
- the LOC104736065 gene encoding probable plastid-lipid-associated protein 8, chloroplastic: MAAAASSLTIASSFSEPRAQILNSSKRSNLPLQYSIPYKADSRSRSKRLGLVVSSVSAPNVELRTGPDDLISTLLSKVANSDGGVTLSPEQHKEVAQVAGELQKYCVKEPVKNPLIFGDWDVVYCSRPTSPGGGYRSVIGRLFFKTKEMIQGIDSPDIVRNKVSITAFGFLDGDVSLTGKLTALDSEWVQVIFEPPEIKVGSLEFKYGFESEVKLRITYVDEKLRLGLGSRGSLFVFRRRE, from the exons ATGGCTGCGGCTGCTTCTTCCCTTACAATCGCGTCTTCTTTCTCCGAACCACGGGCTCAGATCCTCAATTCCTCGAAGCGTTCGAACCTCCCTCTCCAATATTCTATCCCTTACAAGGCCGATTCACGGAGCAGGAGCAAAAGATTGGGACTCGTCGTTAGTTCCGTTTCAGCTCCCAACGTTGAGCTTCGTACTGGACCCGATGATCTCATTTCTACACTCCTCTCTAAG GTTGCGAATAGCGATGGAGGTGTGACACTGAGCCCTGAACAACACAAGGAGGTTGCACAAGTGGCAGGAGAGCTTCAAAAGTACTGTGTCAAGGAGCCTGTTAAAAACCCTCTCATTTTCGGAG ATTGGGACGTGGTGTACTGTTCTAGACCAACCTCTCCCGGTGGAGGCTACAGAAGTGTGATAGGCCGCCTCTTCTTCAAAACGAAAGAGATGATACAAGGCATTGATTCTCCTGATATCGTCAGGAATAAAGTTTCCATCACtgcttttggttttcttgacGGAGATGTCTCCTTGACAG GGAAGCTGACAGCGTTGGACAGTGAGTGGGTTCAGGTGATATTTGAGCCTCCCGAAATCAAGGTAGGGTCTCTGGAATTTAAGTACGGGTTTGAAAGCGAAGTGAAGCTCCGGATCACATACGTCGATGAGAAACTTAGGTTGGGATTAGGCTCTAGAGGATCATTGTTCGTCTTCCGGAGGCGAGAATAA
- the LOC104736066 gene encoding serine/threonine-protein kinase fray2-like isoform X2, translating to MRVNEVTTRGGRMNPGPARVRPHGGWDRSPDRRSDGNYDRDRYSDRSRERDRSQDRRKDQHYIEKERAYERSLDFERRNDHDVLDRNGYKERVFEGDGGDWRGDRSFGDNGRGIKINGTSTHEGRSQETKRDDSTMLDGGCGRDQFSNSSGDQSFQVKGELDSLIKIREALQDEVLVVEERLEEKEIVISELQKNSKRLEDLLINEKKLVSQRRKELAKLHKSFSRVRECTDNLKDCEQELQSLVNAAARDGVAGADEGLGNVYA from the exons A TGCGTGTGAATGAGGTGACGACAAGAGGTGGAAGAATGAATCCAGGTCCAGCGCGGGTACGACCACACGGTGGATGGGATAGAAGCCCTGATAGGAGAAGTGATGGAAATTATGACAGGGATCGGTATAGTGATAGGTCCCGAGAACGGGATAGGTCTCAGGACAGAAGGAAAGATCAACACTACATAGAGAAGGAAAGAGCTTACGAGCGTTCACTTGATTTTGAGAGGAGAAATGATCATGATGTGCTTGATAGAAATGGTTACAAGGAAAGAGTTTTTGAAGGTGATGGAGGAGATTGGCGTGGGGATCGCTCTTTTGGGGATAATGGTAGGGGAATCAAAATCAATGGGACAAGTACTCATGAAGGTAGGAgccaagaaacaaagagagatgaTAG TACCATGCTTGATGGTGGGTGTGGAAGAGATCAGTTCTCTAATTCAAGTGGAGATCAAAGTTTTCAg GTGAAAGGAGAACTGGATTCGCTGATTAAGATACGTGAGGCACTTCAAGATGAG GTGCTGGTGGTGGAGGAGAGAttggaagaaaaagagatagtGATCTCAGAGTTACAAAAAAATTCTAAG AGGTTAGAAGATTTGTTGATCAATGAAAAGAAACTGGTTTCACAACGCCGAAAAGAATTGGCAAAG CTACATAAGTCATTTTCAAGGGTTAGAGAGTGCACAGATAACCTTAAAGACTGTGAACAGGAACTCCAG TCGCTTGTTAATGCAGCAGCTAGAGATGGCGTGGCAGGTGCTGATGAAGGACTGGGAAACGTGTATGCGTAA
- the LOC104736061 gene encoding uncharacterized protein LOC104736061: protein MATTAMKKPKIEQGEEVEVVAKSFSTQIPDDREALLEFMDQRAKSIQSLKDQISILDRKLAEERKLMADAEAKFLQIDRVEDGTLSKSKSKGPGKNGSLLGIAEFWTEGNKAKTANETSSTPHSRSEMESLKVPAIILPPSFKRRASAPVRAEVNETTQAQPMATRDPNILMEDTSCPEARRPRSIPDEVVRDTQVRDNGAQPMATRDYDVPKEDKSAPEAKRSRSISNEVVRESEGRDNLAQPMASRDVPKEAKSGLEAKKSPSIPNEVVCETQDRENQTRAQARDNQTNKDFAKPRIRVSSNISPQGQQEKSEFRGHDELIALISRSSLRPTIEGRTVGMLPSCHTKRMRSLALSPSSRELFATSALDGAVHFWKLQSDRSTATLFKTVNRVAVDQKKWAEDIAWHPHKSALFSVYTADDGHPQISAIYLNEARGSCESKFLEDRPHSKGLLNRIMFTPWDDPCFITGGSDHAVVLWRDRCENNAWKPTLLHRDLHSSAVMGVAGMSHNNLVLSCGDDRRFVGFDAREEKVTFKHRLDNRCTNILPNPRDVNLVMVHTRQLDRQLRLYDVRLPQTELFSFGWKQESSELQSALINQSWSPDGLHISSGSADPVIHIFDIRYNAPSPSLSMKAHKKRVFKAEWHSSHPLLVSISSDLSIGIHKLW, encoded by the exons ATGGCGACGACGGCGatgaaaaaacctaaaattgaGCAAGGGGAAGAAGTTGAAGTAGTAGCAAAGTCGTTCTCAACTCAAATCCCAGATGATAGAGAAGCTCTATTAGAGTTCATGGACCAGCGTGCCAAGTCAATCCAAAGCCTTAAAGACCAGATTTCAATCCTCGACAGAAag CTTGCTGAAGAGAGAAAACTGATGGCGGATGCCGAGGCAAAATTTCTACAAATTGATCGTGTTGAAGATGGTACTTTATCTAAGTCAAAATCAAAAGGGCCTGGTAAAAATGGAAGTTTACTTGGTATAGCAGAGTTCTGGACCGAGGGAAATAAGGCCAAGACTGCCAATGAAACCTCCTCTACTCCACATTCACGTAGTGAGATGGAATCTTTGAAAGTGCCAGCCATTATCTTACCGCCTTCTTTTAAACGAAGAGCTTCTGCACCCGTTAGAGCAGAAGTAAATGAGACCACCCAAGCTCAACCCATGGCTACAAGGGATCCTAACATTCTAATGGAAGACACAAGTTGCCCTGAGGCCAGGAGACCTCGTAGTATTCCTGATGAAGTAGTAAGGGATACCCAAGTTCGAGATAATGGAGCTCAACCCATGGCTACAAGGGATTATGATGTCCCCAAAGAAGATAAAAGTGCGCCTGAGGCCAAGAGATCTCGTAGTATTTCTAATGAAGTGGTAAGGGAATCCGAAGGTCGAGATAACTTAGCTCAACCCATGGCTTCAAGGGATGTCCCAAAGGAAGCCAAAAGTGGTCTTGAGGCCAAGAAATCTCCTAGTATTCCTAATGAAGTGGTATGTGAAACTCAAGATCGAGAGAACCAAACTCGAGCTCAAGCTCGAGATAACCAGACTAATAAGGACTTTGCAAAGCCAAGGATCAGAGTTTCTTCTAACATTTCTCCACAAGGACAGCAGGAAAAATCTG agTTTCGAGGACATGATGAGTTGATAGCGCTTATAAGTAGGAGCTCTTTGCGTCCCACAATTGAAGGTCGCACTGTAGGAATGCTACCAAGTTGCCACACGAAAAGAATGAGAAGTCTTGCTCTTTCTCCTTCAAGCCGTGAGCTATTTGCTACAAG TGCATTGGATGGGGCGGTTCATTTCTGGAAGCTTCAGTCTGATAG GTCCACAGCTACTTTGTTTAAGACGGTTAATCGGGTTGCAGTAGATCAAAAGAAATGGGCAGAAGATATAGCTTGGCATCCACACAAGAGTGCACTTTTCTCCGTGTATACTGCAGATGACGGTCACCCTCAGATATCAGCCATATATCTGAATGAAGCTAGAGGG AGTTGTGAGTCAAAATTTCTGGAGGACAGGCCTCATAGCAAAGGTCTTCTCAACAGAATCATGTTTACGCCTTGGGATGATCCTTGTTTCATAACAGGTGGGAGTGACCATGCAGTAGTGTTATGGCGGGATCGATGCGAAAATAATGCGTGGAAGCCGACGCTTCTGCATAGGGACTTGCACTCGTCGGCTGTGATGGGAGTTGCTGGAATGAGCCATAACAATCTCGTCTTGTCGTGTGGAGATGATAGGAGATTTGTTGGGTTTGATGCCCGAGAAGAAAAAGTCACATTTAAACATAGACTAGACAACAGATGCACAAATATACTGCCAAACCCGAGAGATGTTAACCTTGTCATGGTTCACACAAG GCAGCTAGACCGGCAACTGCGGTTGTATGATGTAAGATTGCCTCAGACAGAACTATTTTCTTTTGGGTGGAAGCAAGAAAGCAGTGAATTGCAGTCGGCTCTAATTAACCAGTCTTGGTCTCCGGATGGTTTACACATCTCATCTGGTTCCGCAGATCCTGTGATCCACATCTTTGATATCCGCTACAATGCACCAAGCCCGTCTCTCTCGATGAAAGCTCATAAGAAAAGAGTGTTCAAAGCCGAGTGGCACTCTTCTCATCCGCTGCTTGTCTCCATCTCatcagatttatcaattggGATTCACAAGCTATGGTGA
- the LOC104736063 gene encoding protein PGR, which yields METSPQLRLIIAVFISSLIAFRSYKRKSLDLSGGIAGFLVMTIHFTAGYRYGALLLVFFLTSSKLTKVGEDKKRRVDIEFKEGGQRNWLQVLCNSGIASVLVVIACTLTGWQDKCLDSKQSITVTALIGGIIGHYACCSGDTWSSELGVLSDAQPRLITTFKPVKKGTNGGVTKTGLLAALAAGTTVGLTFIIFGFFTAKCTSDVALKQLLVVPLAALAGLCGSLIDSVLGATIQFSGFCSVRNKIVGKPGPTVKKISGVDILDNNGVNFVSILLTSFLTSIASMYIF from the exons ATGGAAACGTCGCCGCAGCTCAGGCTTATAATCGCCGTATTCATTTCTTCACTCATCGCTTTCCGATCGTACAAACGGAAGTCGCTCGATCTCTCCGGTGGAATTGCTGGATTCCTTGTTATGACCATCCATTTCACCGCCGGTTACAG gtaCGGAGCTCTGCTGCTTGTATTCTTTCTTACTTCCTCGAAGCTTACCAAGGTTGGCGAAGATAAAAAACGACGCGTTGATATTGAGTTTAAGGAAGGTGGACAAAGGAACTG GTTACAAGTGTTATGCAATAGTGGGATTGCATCAGTTCTAGTTGTAATTGCATGTACTTTAACGGGTTGGCAGGACAAGTGTTTGGACTCCAAGCAGTCGATAACTGTAACAGCTCTTATTGGTGGGATCATTGGTCATTACGCTTGCTGTAGTGGAGACACTTGGTCCTCGGAGCTTGGGGTTCTAAGTGATGCCCAGCCTCGACTAATCACAACGTTTAAG CCGGTAAAGAAGGGCACAAATGGTGGAGTTACAAAGACAGGACTCTTAGCTGCCTTGGCAGCCGGCACCACTGTTGGATTAACATTCATTATCTTCGGATTCTTTACCGCAAAATGCACAAGCGATGTGGCTCTAAAGCAACTCTTAGTCGTTCCACTCGCTGCATTAGCTGGATTATGTGGGAGTCTTATTGATTCTGTACTAGGAGCAACCATCCAATTCAGTGGCTTCTGCTCTGTTCGGAACAAG ATTGTAGGGAAACCGGGGCCGACCGTAAAGAAGATATCAGGAGTGGACATTCTTGACAACAATGGTGTGAACTTTGTCTCCATACTCTTGACATCCTTTCTGACTTCCATTGCTTCTATGTACATTTTCTGA
- the LOC104736064 gene encoding tudor domain-containing protein 3-like codes for MEAASTSSAGGNTHAVVINALNNRGWCFRDVNYLKYLVTDIYSLIGGGNQTGAVVDSVEAELLNMDIRLIGGKSLPDPTELRRCSHIQGPKVLQISSVRDVTKSSAEEFLGSSTGKRVLKFSLTDGKTEISALEYSHIPSINYDVTPGTKVRLDNKAVVRDGLVCLTPKEVTLLGGNVPSLTEEWQMNKKYASLAHSSGRKSQESKAGDGPPPFEELKIQKGSHHRDYNKTTSRNIVPTATESNVKHAGGEKGESSEVGGNKKGTDTNLQRNPADSDPKSVKVENQEKPSSSDTRPKQVVEAIPLQNQAAAQILREKMKNSSSNGRQYEGRRGRGRGRGRGRGREEEDSAVLTLDEWEKKNTGRGVLATADHPSNTTSDEDLAWQLQNQFDLEDSYGQEMHGTGAADIRMNMFDYGRPDDNFGHGRGRGRGRGRGRGHRRGRGRV; via the exons ATGGAGGCAGCATCCACCTCCTCCGCCGGCGGCAACACCCACGCCGTCGTGATAAATGCTCTAAATAACCGGGGCTGGTGCTTCAGAGACGTAAATTACCTGAAATATCTGGTCACTGATATCTACTCTTTGATTGGCGGCGGTAATCAAACAGGCGCGGTGGTGGACTCAGTGGAGGCGGAGCTGCTTAATATGGATATTAGATTAATCGGAGGCAAGTCCCTCCCTGATCCAACCGAGTTACGTAGGTGTTCTCATATCCAAGGCCCCAAAGTTCTACAG ATAAGTTCTGTTCGGGATGTTACAAAAAGTAGCGCTGAGGAATTCCTGGGAAGTTCAACTGGTAAACGGGTTCTCAAATTCTCTCTGACTGATGGGAAGACTGAGATATCCGCACTTGAGTACTCTCATATACCATCGATTAACTATGATGTGACTCCTGGTACTAAG GTCCGTTTAGACAATAAGGCTGTGGTACGTGACGGTCTAGTATGTTTGACTCCAAAAGAGGTGACTTTATTGGGCGGTAATGTGCCATCACTCACTGAAGAATGgcagatgaataaaaaatatgctAGTTTGGCTCATTCATCTGGAAGGAAATCTCAGGAAAGCAAAGCTGGTGATGGTCCTCCTCCATTTGAGGAGTTGAAGATTCAAAAAGGTTCCCATCACCGTG ATTACAACAAGACGACATCAAGGAACATCGTACCTACTGCTACGGAAAGCAACGTAAAACACGCCGGTGGAGAAAAAGGTGAAAGTAGTGAAGTTGGTGGGAACAAAAAAGGTACAGATACGAATTTACAAAGAAATCCTGCAGATTCTGATCCAAAATCTGTCAAAGTTGAAAATCAGGAAAAGCCAAGCAGTTCAGATACAAGACCTAAACAAG TGGTGGAAGCTATTCCTTTACAGAACCAAGCGGCTGCGCAGATACTTcgtgagaaaatgaaaaattctaGTTCAAATGGACGGCAATACGAAGGAAgaagaggtagaggtagaggtagaggtagagggagggggagagaagaagaagactctgcAGTGCTTACACTGGATGAGTGGGAAAAGAAGAATACTGGCAGGGGAGTTCTTGCAACAGCTGACCATCCTAGCAATACTACAAGCGATGAAGATCTTGCATGGCAGCTTCAGAATCAGTTTGATCTAGAAGACTCTTAT GGACAGGAGATGCATGGAACTGGGGCAGCGGATATCAGAATGAATATGTTTGATTACGGAAGACCAGACGATAACTTTGGCCATGGAaggggaagaggaagaggaagaggaagagggcGAGGACATAGGCGGGGAAGAGGACGTGTGTAG
- the LOC104736067 gene encoding uncharacterized protein LOC104736067: MEKSQRCNKDTNTNIGFCLLPSELIQNILYHLCIPEIIRMKLLNKYVLTTISDRSFIRQLNDGSQRDTWIFVYTRRWRRDNGVLHGFSDRSVRWFKIPVAEILAGEIHPGEDLYLLTASGNFLLFASNTHSGIIAVDFVGKIVTRISSCPLGPRGTSSWRRSGMKLVPDPSSPSHFRFMFSEMVNNRPVLFTYHSYTATWHTIEVEVTNNLAFEKNSNVLFLSLSNRPHESTVMSVDDGSMINRFPRVLRPSLNQSAIGQCPSSVGFSRNDLESQLLHIHGDEYKVVIRLDRVDNSKMNKTMKSLEVWEISSNGEKWELVSRAPSEVISNKPCGVMMGCLERRLGVIRMALMTNHEGLWNIIWLDYDKNKDKWELVPLPDCRFLQGSNMAGISFSSGLTFSL; this comes from the coding sequence atgGAGAAAAGCCAAAGATGTAACAAAGACACAAACACCAACATAGGCTTTTGCCTTCTTCCCTCTGAACTCatacaaaacattttatatcatCTTTGTATACCCGAGATCATCCGAATGAAACTACTCAACAAGTATGTTTTGACAACAATCTCTGACCGTAGTTTCATTCGACAGCTCAACGACGGATCACAGAGAGACACGTGGATCTTCGTCTACACGAGGCGTTGGCGCCGCGACAACGGTGTGCTTCACGGGTTCTCTGACCGATCCGTACGGTGGTTCAAGATTCCCGTGGCTGAAATACTCGCCGGGGAGATCCACCCGGGCGAAGATTTATATTTACTAACGGCCAGCGGTAACTTCCTTCTATTTGCCTCCAATACTCATAGTGGAATCATAGCCGTTGATTTCGTTGGTAAGATCGTTACGAGAATCAGCTCATGTCCGTTAGGTCCACGTGGAACATCGTCTTGGAGGCGATCCGGTATGAAGCTTGTGCCTGACCCATCAAGTCCAAGTCATTTCCGGTTTATGTTCTCTGAGATGGTGAATAACCGACCGGTTCTGTTTACTTATCATTCTTACACGGCCACGTGGCATACTATAGAAGTAGAGGTTACAAATAATTTGGCTTTTGAGAAAAACAGTAATGTGTTATTCTTAAGCTTATCGAATCGACCACACGAGAGTACGGTGATGAGCGTTGACGACGGTTCGATGATAAACCGCTTTCCGAGGGTTTTGCGGCCAAGTTTAAACCAAAGCGCGATCGGACAATGCCCGTCGAGTGTTGGGTTCAGCAGAAACGATCTAGAGAGTCAACTGTTGCATATACATGGAGATGAATACAAAGTGGTGATTAGATTAGACAGAGTAGATAATTCGAAGATGAATAAAACGATGAAGAGTTTAGAGGTTTGGGAAATAAGCTCAAACGGTGAGAAGTGGGAGTTAGTGTCAAGAGCACCGAGTGAAGTGATCAGCAACAAGCCTTGTGGTGTGATGATGGGTTGCTTAGAGAGGAGATTAGGGGTGATTAGAATGGCTCTAATGACGAATCATGAGGGTTTATGGAATATAATTTGGTTGGATTATGACAAGAATAAGGATAAGTGGGAGTTGGTCCCACTACCTGATTGTAGATTCTTGCAAGGCTCAAATATGGCCGGGATTAGTTTCTCCTCTGGCCTCACCTTCTctttgtaa